The genomic interval TTAAGAGTGTGTCGAaatggttatttatttatttatttatttatttatttatttatttatttaagaaaCATTCAGCATTCAAGTCAAAATGACAAACGTGTTTTCTACACAGGACCTTGCTTTCAGGCAAGTTGTGATCCCAGTTGTGAAAGCATGAAAAGTGACAGTTGAAATAAAGCAGGTATAAATTAAACAAAGGTTCAAAGGTTTCAGTGTGCTGTAGatttggtttattaaatatctgTTCATTCGGCTGAAGCAGGTTCTAAAACCTGCTGCTTGCGTTTCCACGTGCTTCCCTGGTGTCATTCAGCATTAATTCAGCGCTCGTGGGTCACACATCAATGTCCAATTAGCTGAAGTTGGACTTTCAATCCTCGTTAGGaagcaatttaaaaaagcagGTTAACGCAGTTAAGCGTTTGTTCTGCATTTTGCAGCAGGCTGCGAAAGTAAATCTTGGAGCTCAGAGAACTGGTTTGGACTGGATGAAACACCTGTGTCATACAGCGAGAGTGGGTACGTGTGGAAATTACAGCTGCCATCAAACCGTTAGCGAAACACTACGTTTAATGGAGAGtgtaaacccacatacagtaactataTATGGCATCACTGCTACGCattgctctccctcctcctctctcctccagctgtaaCCTTCCTGAGGGAAACTGCTTCGCTCACATTGGCTTCCCAGATACCTTTAACTACAAATGACGTAATGCAACAGATTTAAATCTGATGACAATGGAGCTTTGACTGAGCTCTGTGCATCAGGGTTAATGTGTGAAGTTACAGTGAGAGTAGCTTTCCATTGACCTATTTACTGTGAAGCCCAAATTCTTTGCAGGAGACAGTGGTTGAATCACAAGGTGGGTGTTATTTCCAACAAGGTCAACGTTTAAAAAGATCCTTCCATtgtaagaaaaaacaaatattatttgTTAAAGTTTACAATATTACAACTATGTGACCCGATCCAATGAATCATGTCTTTGAATCCTACTATACCTTGATCTTTTCTGTGGATCCACCAGAAAGAGTCATTTCATGCAGGACTGCTGACTGTGGAAACTTGATTGTGTGACTTTGTCCATGACACACTTGACACACTTCGGTGGCACGTAGCTCATTTTCAGTAGCTTTGTATATTTGCAGAAGCATCTGATTAAAGGCCTTTGATAAGAGGCCAAAGCCATCCTGACTCCTAGCCACAGTCAGCGCTGCACTTTAGACCAGTATGGACTTTTCAAAGCACCAGTCAAGTCCAGTGTCACGGCCCTTTGCCTGTTCAGCTGTAGCTGTGTGGTGTTTTGTGGAGTGAACTGGAGTGACTGTGGTTAGAAGAAACTAGATCACACCATCCTACAGCAACCAGTTTTCATAAATGATAATTACTACTTTAACGAGTCTGACAGTGATcagttaaacaaacagcagagcaagCGCACGACGCCTATTAAAGCACGTAGAAAGCTCTTTTCCCTCTTAAAGCCCTGTCATCACTTTGTTTCTGTCACTGAGCCAGACGACCTTCGGTTCGCACTTGAACTTGCCCGGTTTATCTTTAATTTTGAGGACAAATGAACAACTTTGTCACCGGCGCTGTGGCACGGGGCCAAACGGCCAATACGACGGACAACGAAGAGATTAGCTGACGCAGTTTGTGCGCTGGAGACATAGTAACTGGCCCAGAACAGCTGAGGAAGTCGCCTTGTCTCTCATTACACGAGCATTCTGCTGAATGTTGTGTTGAGTGGTTTTAATGGCAGTAATGTCTTATGAAACGCTGCTCAGAATTAGGCAACGATTATGAGAAAGAGGACTTCTCTCTTTTGTAACTGAGGCTCACATTTAGACTTTCTAAACAGGTTCGGTAATGTGATTAGTGGAGCGGTTCTGGTGACCTGTAATTGTGCCAGTTACCAGAGCTGCTGCCAGGGTCAGGGAGGGTTAGTGGACGTGTAAATTAAATCCatagcaaacaaaacaaataggtGCCAAATTAGGACGGATTTAAGATTACATCTTAAGAATTCTCTACATTAGgacttttaataaaataataatgcaatTCCAGTGAAGTGAAAACTGTTGCGCCTGACTTTCTAGAGCTCAGGTGATGTTCAGAATCTCAAGCAGGACATCTGCTGGGGAGATGAGGTGGGACATAATTTAACAGTCACATTTCATCATAACTATGATCCACATTATGTATTTACTGAAATCAATAATCAATATGTCCTTTGCAGCAGGCTTTGGTTTTTTGAACTGCATGACACTGCGTTCGTGTGTCTCTGTCACCATTAAACGTCATGCACAGACTGGCTAGGTGCGGAGCCTGCTTCTCATCTGTTTGTCACTGACTAAGCTGTTGAGGGTACTTGATGCACGCACACCTGCACCCTGCAGGCATCCAGTCATCTTGAGACCACTTTCAGAGTCATGGCCTGTGGTTGGATCCTACTGTAACTTATTTTTTCTACTTGTGCAATTGAAGTCGGAGCaaataaacatgcacacatgtaTGGGAGTAGCGTGGTTCAAAGTTGTATAATGTTCAATTTGCAAAGCCCAAGGATAGATGTGTGTTAATGATCATTGTGCCACCATAAAAGCATTAATTTGACTGCACTCAATGATGGAAGAAATCGATGCAGATGAGGATGATGTTAGAGTTGTTTACATTTCCATGTCagtttgtccttaaacatacagtatttcccATTCCATCTGAGGGTTAAACagatatatacaatatatatatatccagaACCGTATTATAATTGGGTCATCGTGGAATGGAGATAACAGTCATATCACAATAAAATCATAAAATGAATcctttaaaaatattttcatttgacCGAAGCCTTGTCTTGTCTGAAGTCCTAAATATCCATGTGTGAGACAGCAGGTTTGACCAATGGTGCCATGAAGCCAGATAGAACGAGCCTACTGTTCCTCTTCTGGGGTTTTCCAGGCAAGGTAGCTGAAGTAGCTGCTTCCTGCATAGCACAAAGTGGTCAGAAATGCAAAGAACTGGGacgagggagagatggaggagagaatgGAAGAAAACAAATTTTGAGGGAGATGAAAGCAGTCAAGGGGGGATAAAGGTCAGAGTTGATATCTTAAAGCCATGAGTTGGGTCACAGATTATCTGCTCCCTCGATCCTGTTCCCTCATGTGTCAACATAGCACAATAcatgctgtgcatgtggatgGTCTGACGCCATCTGATGTGTGGTTATCACACACCCAAAATCAATTGTACAAAACTATCTTTGCAACTACTCTGTTCTTATTACACAATTACTGTGGTGAATTTTGAAAATGaatctttatttaaatattcaatTTCATAAATCTTCTGATAATTAAGTTTAAATTTATTGTTGAGAGCTCTTACTGCAGACGCTGCCCAGCAGTTGTAGTTAtgtcgccccctggtggcctgGTTGACGGAGAGCGCGTCTGTTATTGCTGTTAGCAGGTAGAGAACTGTGGCACTGCAGTTCACACACAGTGACTAGAGAAGATGAGGAAATGAAGACAAGCAGTGAATAGACgattaaaatgacaataatCAAACCAAACATTCTTAGAAATTGCTCTCAAATATTTCTTTTTCTCAATCCTATGTATGGGTGCATcttgtgtgcatctgtgttacCAGTTTGGTCCAGGGAACTTGTGGGATCCTGTGCTGGGCTCCAGTGAGGTAAATTACAAACAGACATATGGTCAGAACCCAGCAGAAGACGGCAACAAACATGAcccagcagagagcagacaggTGAAAGTAGTCTGTTCCCCCGATCAGAATCCAGACTAACATACCACACAcctggaaggagaggagaggagaggttaATGTGAGCTCATAATTAAGTTACGCTGCATGAAATGTAAGGCGATCAAAGCTAAATGAACATTCAAATCAATTCAACAAAACAATCTGTgcttcttttgttttcatttgtttctacTATGTAGCTGCTTGAATGTTCCAAATGAATAGGTCCAACATCGTCTCCACCGAATCACAGTGGTGGTGATAAGCAGCCAAATATCTTCCCCAcccttcctgctgcttcatggAACAGGAAGAAAACGGTTTTCGATGCGTAACATGACCTTGATTCATGCTTATTAAATATGTTCAATTTACTTCAGCATATTCGTTAAAAAATGTATTAGGCATCTGttaaaataatgtgaaataaagcTGAAAATTGCAGCTTAGAGTCATATTAACAAGTTTTGCCTGTATGGTTTCTAAAATAAAGCCACTGAGTCAATTGCAATCAGGTTACGTCAGCTGCAGCGTGCAGGCCAGCGTGGCAGCCAGCCAGGCTGTATTTAGAGGGAGGCTGCCCTGTCTCTTTCCTTCAGCTGATAGGAAACGGAAGACAGACAAtgaggcagcgagaggaggcAGCGTTGACctgtttggtgtgttttctgtgaactTCCCATTTCTATTGAAAGGCACAATCTTGAGTTTTGACTTTTGTTCAACACAGTTCAAGAATGTGACGTTTGTCCATCTTGAATTATTGCTGTCATAAATTTCCCAAATTTTAGAAAGATACTATTAAAACTGTGCTAAAGGAACATAAACTGTCTGTAAATAAAGTTCTCTTAACATGTGACAATTAAATGAATGACAATTGAATGATGAATACAATTCCAGTAATTTAAAACAGTAACTTTCTGTTCAGTTTGAAAGAGATGGTCAAATCCTGACCTTCTAATGATGCTGCGGTTGAATCCTAAACGCTAAAGCTTCACACGGGTACTGACACTTACTATCTCAGCCAGGAGCAGTATTCCTTTGGCAGTCGTGGTGAAGTGCTGGTCGAAGgccaaggtggaggtggagacgctGTACTCTGGGGGACTCCTG from Betta splendens chromosome 16, fBetSpl5.4, whole genome shotgun sequence carries:
- the cmtm8b gene encoding CKLF-like MARVEL transmembrane domain-containing protein 8b; translation: MERTVVVSARRSPPEYSVSTSTLAFDQHFTTTAKGILLLAEIVCGMLVWILIGGTDYFHLSALCWVMFVAVFCWVLTICLFVIYLTGAQHRIPQVPWTKLSLCVNCSATVLYLLTAITDALSVNQATRGRHNYNCWAASAFFAFLTTLCYAGSSYFSYLAWKTPEEEQ